In a genomic window of Diadema setosum chromosome 3, eeDiaSeto1, whole genome shotgun sequence:
- the LOC140246644 gene encoding uncharacterized protein, which yields MATSVSYSAMTGDSQEPNRGKPVFLKSKDIPGFNGKNVYADELFKCLLHVVPSSEIKGIQRIGGLWRLYITNKDARIKLITNGLNIRSVNVCVYDSNPFLPGGREDTLRLVVKDIPLSVHENVITDELERRKCKITGKMHYQKLRVDGKLTKCLTGDRVLYVEPMASPLPRTITFGLFKGRIFHVGQPDPNKANKICSRCLKSGHLRSACMNEIVCRICKQTGHVEADCPTHDTPTSPANQQSGKRQPSRWSRTEDQRGRHENRQADTALSRDRYEIDFPPAEKLSHRRSNSLPRRTRSSSRTASSTSSYRHHAGPRRDHEDSSNMRSSDAANPQQLESTAAFRPAEQKSETADQTAPPKPSNQQQSKITQFIEQARQHSDAIREHNGKPADTSALSDQHSADNSACSEEDESESGEYSECEEDNITQHQSDLSTESPETGKVRGKVNQTSKRKQKPKKKTAKKR from the coding sequence ATGGCGACAAGTGTGTCGTATTCAGCAATGACTGGCGATAGTCAAGAGCCGAACAGAGGTAAGCCAGTTTTTCTCAAGAGCAAGGATATTCCAGGCTTTAATGGGAAAAATGTGTACGCAGATGAACTGTTCAAATGTCTCCTTCACGTTGTACCCTCAAGTGAAATCAAAGGAATTCAGAGAATTGGGGGACTTTGGCGCTTGTACATCACGAATAAAGATGCTCGTATCAAACTCATCACCAATGGCCTGAACATTCGTagtgtcaatgtgtgtgtgtatgattcgAATCCTTTTCTTCCTGGTGGCAGAGAGGACACACTGCGTCTTGTCGTAAAAGACATACCGTTGTCGGTTCATGAGAACGTGATAACCGATGAGCTAGAGAggagaaaatgcaaaataacgGGAAAAATGCACTATCAGAAACTCAGAGTGGATGGGAAACTGACAAAGTGTTTGACTGGAGATCGTGTGTTGTATGTAGAACCCATGGCGTCACCCCTCCCACGAACAATCACCTTTGGGCTTTTCAAGGGAAGGATCTTCCATGTTGGACAGCCAGACCCAAACAAAGCGAACAAGATATGTTCGAGATGCCTGAAGTCTGGACACCTGCGATCAGCGTGTATGAATGAGATCGTGTGTCGGATTTGTAAACAAACCGGTCACGTCGAAGCTGACTGCCCAACCCATGACACACCCACCTCTCCAGCCAATCAACAATCAGGAAAGAGACAGCCCTCTCGATGGTCTCGCACAGAAGACCAAAGAGGTCGCCACGAAAACCGCCAAGCAGATACTGCTCTATCACGGGACCGGTATGAGATAGACTTTCCTCCTGCCGAGAAACTGAGCCATCGAAGAAGCAACAGCCTCCCCCGGAGAACACGGAGTAGCAGCAGAACAGCATCTTCTACGTCTTCATACCGACACCATGCTGGTCCACGGAGAGATCACGAGGACAGCAGCAACATGCGATCTTCGGATGCAGCGAACCCCCAACAGCTGGAATCCACCGCTGCGTTTCGTCCCGCTGAACAGAAGTCAGAGACAGCTGATCAGACCGCACCCCCAAAACCGTCCAATCAGCAGCAATCAAAAATTACGCAATTCATCGAGCAAGCTAGGCAACACAGCGACGCTATTCGCGAACACAATGGAAAGCCAGCTGACACCAGCGCACTGAGCGACCAACACTCAGCTGACAACAGTGCCTGTTCTGAAGAAGACGAGTCCGAATCAGGTGAATATTCAGAGTGCGAGGAAGATAACATCACTCAGCACCAGTCTGATCTCTCGACAGAGTCTCCAGAAACAGGAAAAGTGCGTGGTAAAGTGAACCAGACATCTAAAAGAAAGCAGAAACCCAAGAAGAAAACCgcgaaaaaaagatga